The following is a genomic window from Actinomycetota bacterium.
AAGGAGGCGCTTCGCAAGCTGAACGTGCGCATCGGCACGCCGGAAGGGCTGGCCATCGACCTTAAAGGCTGCGTCGCCTCGATCAAGCCGGACGAGCTGCTGATCACGCCCGATCCGGGGGGGCTGGAGGCGTCGGACCGGCTGAAGAGGCTGACCGCACTTGCTGAGGCCTTCGGATTAGGGGGCAAGTAGCAGTGGCGGTTTCGCCGCTTGCACCCATCAAGACCGACGACCCCTCCAACGAGGAGGACATCAAGCCGGACCGGCCGTGGATCGTGCTCGTCTGGAACGACCCGATCAACCTGATGTCGTACGTGACGATGGTCTTTCAAAAGCTGTTCGGCTACTCGCTGGAGAAGGCGACCGCGCTCATGCTCGACGTCCACCAGAAGGGCCGGGCGGTGGTCAGCAGCGGACCTCGCGAGAAGGCCGAGTTCGACGTCTCCCGGCTGCACGCCCACGGGCTGTGGGCGACAATGCAGCACGATGTCTGACGACCCCTTCGAGGACGACACATCTGAAGAAGACCCTTTTGCGGACTACCCGGAACCCCGCCCCCGGATAGCCCGCTTGGGGCCCGGCCGGTTTGCGTTGGAGATCCCCAAGCCGGAGCGCCGTCTGCTCCGCAACCTGCTGCCCGACCTCGGCTACCTGGTGGAGACCCGGGACCCCGACACCAAGCGGCTGTTCCCCGCCGCCTACCACGACGACCCGGAGAAGGAAGCCGAGTACCAGCGCCTGATGGCCGGCGACCTGGCGGCCGGCCGCCTCGCGGCAATTGAAACCGTCGAGAAGACGATCGACGAGCCGGAGATCGACCTGCCGGCTCTGGAGCGCTGGATGGAGGCGATCAACAGCCTGCGCCTGGTCCTGGGCACCCGCCTGGAGGTCGGCGAGGACCTGCCGATGCTGGAAGTAGACGACCCGGACGCCCCCGCCTACGCGGTGTACGAGTACCTGGGGTGGCTAATGGAACAGGCGGTGCGGGCGATGAGCGAGGACCTCGCCCAGTTCTAGAGACTGCGTTGCTCTCAACCGGCGTTACACTTTTAAAGTTGACTGATTCACACTCAACTTTTACTATCGAAACTAACTAAGGTCTGGAATACCCAACGGGGGCCGAGCGTTGATGCTCTCGGACAACAAGTAAACAAAACGGAAAGGAAACACGTATGCCAAAGGCAGTCGGAATCGACCTGGGGACCACCAACTCTGTGGTGAGCGTCCTCGAGGGCGGGGAGTCGGTAGTCATCCCCAACGCCGAGGGCCATCGCACCACGCCGTCGGTCGTAGCGTTCACCAAGTCCGGGGAGATCCTGGTCGGTGAGGTGGCGAAGCGGCAGGCAATTACCAACCCCGATCGCACCATCCGCTCCGTCAAGCGGCACATGGGCACCAACTGGAACACCAAGGTCGACGGCAAGGAATGGAAGCCGCAGGAGATCTCGGCCCAGATCCTCATGAAGCTGAAGAGGGACGCCGAGGCGTACCTGGGCGACAAGGTCACCCAGGCGGTCGTCACCGTCCCCGCATACTTCGGCGACTCCCAGCGTCAGGCGACCAAGGAAGCCGGCGAGATCGCGGGCCTCGAGGTTCTGCGCCTGGTTGCCGAGCCCACCGCCGCGTCGCTGGCCTATGGCCTCGACAAGCAGGCCGAGCAGACCATCCTGGTCTTCGACCTCGGGGGCGGCACCTTCGACGTCTCGATCCTTGAGATCGCCGAGGGCGTGTTCGACGTGAAGGCCACCAACGGCGACGCCCACCTGGGCGGAGACGACTGGGACCAGAAGATCGTCGACCACCTTCTGAAGGAAGTTAAGAACAGCCACGGCGTGGACCTGTCCAAGGACCGCATGGCGCTGCAGCGTATGCAGGAGGCGGCCGAGAAGGCCAAGATCGAGCTCTCGCAGGCGATGCAGACCACCATCAACCTGCCGTTCCTGACGGCAACCGAGTCCGGCCCCATCCACCTGGAGGTCAGCCTGACCAGGGCTCAGTTCGAGCAGATGGTCGAGGACCTTCTGGAGCGGGTCAAGACCCCGTTCAACCAGGCGGTCAAGGACTGGGGCAAGCCGGTCGGCTCCATCGACCACGTGGTTCTGGTCGGCGGATCCACCCGTATGCCGATGGTCCAGGACCTGGTGAAGACCCTCTCCGGAGGCAAGGAGCCCAACAAGGGCGTCAACCCGGACGAGGTAGTCGCCATCGGAGCCGCACTGCAGGCCGGTGTCCTTCGAGGCGAGGTCAAGGACGTCCTGCTTCTGGACGTGACCCCGCTGACCATGGGTATCGAGACCCGAGGCGGCGTGTTCACCAAGATGATCGAGCGCAACACCACGATCCCGACCCGCAAGAGCGAGACGTTCTC
Proteins encoded in this region:
- the clpS gene encoding ATP-dependent Clp protease adapter ClpS; translation: MAVSPLAPIKTDDPSNEEDIKPDRPWIVLVWNDPINLMSYVTMVFQKLFGYSLEKATALMLDVHQKGRAVVSSGPREKAEFDVSRLHAHGLWATMQHDV
- a CDS encoding DUF2017 family protein, producing the protein MSDDPFEDDTSEEDPFADYPEPRPRIARLGPGRFALEIPKPERRLLRNLLPDLGYLVETRDPDTKRLFPAAYHDDPEKEAEYQRLMAGDLAAGRLAAIETVEKTIDEPEIDLPALERWMEAINSLRLVLGTRLEVGEDLPMLEVDDPDAPAYAVYEYLGWLMEQAVRAMSEDLAQF
- the dnaK gene encoding molecular chaperone DnaK → MPKAVGIDLGTTNSVVSVLEGGESVVIPNAEGHRTTPSVVAFTKSGEILVGEVAKRQAITNPDRTIRSVKRHMGTNWNTKVDGKEWKPQEISAQILMKLKRDAEAYLGDKVTQAVVTVPAYFGDSQRQATKEAGEIAGLEVLRLVAEPTAASLAYGLDKQAEQTILVFDLGGGTFDVSILEIAEGVFDVKATNGDAHLGGDDWDQKIVDHLLKEVKNSHGVDLSKDRMALQRMQEAAEKAKIELSQAMQTTINLPFLTATESGPIHLEVSLTRAQFEQMVEDLLERVKTPFNQAVKDWGKPVGSIDHVVLVGGSTRMPMVQDLVKTLSGGKEPNKGVNPDEVVAIGAALQAGVLRGEVKDVLLLDVTPLTMGIETRGGVFTKMIERNTTIPTRKSETFSTAEDNQPSVTVNVVQGEGQMVTSPGVRSLGQFDLVGIPAAPRGMPQIEVSFDIDANGIVHVHAKDLGTGKEQAMTITGGSALPKEEVERMMRDAEQFAAEDAKRREMAEARNMADNLLYQTEKTTAEHGDKLAAEDKAALDDALAELKEALKGEDVDRIKTASEALTKASHKLAEQIYATNAQSSGGAASADGAAASSNDDDVVDAEIVEEGAQ